The region CCTCAGCTTCACGCGCACGCCGGACCTGACGGGCGAGCTGGAACACTGGCAGCACGACACCTTCATCGTGCGCTGGAAAGAGCGCAATTTCAACGCCGATGCGTACGTGACGTTCTCGCTCAATCCCGATGGCAGCATCGACAGAGTAAAAATGGCGCCCGTGTCGGCCGAGACGGATTTCAGCTACGACTTCCAGGACCTGAGCCTGGTGCCGGTGAATCCGAAGGAAGCGAAGAAATAAAGCGGTAGGTCGGGTTAGCGCGCAGCGCGTAACCCGACATTCTCGCTATGGCTTGACGAACTTCAGGGTCATGCGGTCGCTCTCGCCGATGGCCGTGTATTTGGCCCGGTCCACGTCCTTGTTGGCGTAGGTGGGTGGCAGCGCCCAGACGCCGCCCTGGTGGTCCGCCTTGTCTTTCGGATTGGCGTTGATGTCCGACTTGGCCGCCAGTTTGAAGCCAGCGCCTTCGGCCAGCTTGATCACATACGCTTCATGCATGTAGCCGCTGCTGGCCGTGGCGTCCTGCGCCTGGCTCACCGGCAGGCGGTGCTCGACGACGCCGAATACGCCGCCTGGTTTCAGGCTGTCATACACTTCCTTGAACAGGGTCTGCATGCCCGCCTCGCCGATCGGTATCCAGTTGTGGATATTGCGGAAGGTGAGCACCATGTCGGCCGTGCCCTTGGGCGCGATGCGGTAGGTGGTCGGTGGCGCGAAGGCACCGAGTTCCACCTTGCCGAAGGCGGCTGGATTGGCGTCGAGTTTTTGCTGGAAGCGCGCCGCGCCACGGCGTGCGCCTTCGCTGGCGGATTGGGGATCGTTGCCGGCGGCGATCAGCTTGCCGTGGTCGCGCAGGTAGGGCGCCAGGATCTCCGTATACCAGCCGCCGCCAGGCGCCAGTTCCACCACCGTCATCGTCGGCTTGATGCCGAAGAACGTCAGCGTTTCATACGGGTGGCGGGCGCTGTCGCGCAGCGCGTTGGCCGGCGTGCGCGCACTGCCGGCGATGGCTGCTTTCAGGGCCGTGTCGCCCGCATCGGCGGCCAGTGCCGCGC is a window of Janthinobacterium rivuli DNA encoding:
- a CDS encoding class I SAM-dependent methyltransferase, with amino-acid sequence MMKRVSLAAALTVMLACGGSGAALAADAGDTALKAAIAGSARTPANALRDSARHPYETLTFFGIKPTMTVVELAPGGGWYTEILAPYLRDHGKLIAAGNDPQSASEGARRGAARFQQKLDANPAAFGKVELGAFAPPTTYRIAPKGTADMVLTFRNIHNWIPIGEAGMQTLFKEVYDSLKPGGVFGVVEHRLPVSQAQDATASSGYMHEAYVIKLAEGAGFKLAAKSDINANPKDKADHQGGVWALPPTYANKDVDRAKYTAIGESDRMTLKFVKP